The sequence below is a genomic window from Spirochaetaceae bacterium.
CGTCGCACTCGGCGCAGCCGTACCGCGGCTGTCCGTTCGGCAACGCCCTGTGCGGCGCCGGGTGTTACGTGCGCCACAACGGCCATGTGACCCGCGGGCGCGCCTGGGGCTCGTTCCTGGAGGTGCGCGACAACGCTGGAGCGTCGTACCGAGCCGCCGTCGACCGGGAGCGGCGTTGGGCGCGGCGTGCCCGCGGCGCGTTCAGCATCTTCCTGTCCAGCTCGACCGAGCCGTTCCCGCCGCAGGAGACGCGCTACGGCGTCACCGGCCGGCTGCTGGAGGCGATGGCGGAGGAGCCGCCCGACCTGCTGATCGTGCAGACCCACTCCCACCAGGTCACCCGCTACCACGACCGCCTGCTTGAACTGCAACGCCGCTGCCGGCTGCGCGTACACCTGTCGATCGAAACCGACCGCGAGCGGCTCCCAGGGCTGCCGCCCCACGCCAGCCCCATCGAGCAGCGCTTCCGGGCCGCCGCGGAGCTGAAGGCCGCCGGCATCAAGACGGTGATCACGGTAGCGCCGCTTCTGCCGATCGCCGACCCGGAAGGCTTCTTCTCTCGCATCGCGGCGAGCGCGGACGCCGTGGTGATCGACCACTACATCGGCGGCGACGGCTCGGCCAACGGCAGCCGCACCGAGCGCACGTCGCTACCGGCCGCGATGGCTGCCGTCGATCCCGACTCGGTTGGCCTGGCCTACCGCGACCGCATGGTGCGGGTTGCCGAGCGCCACCTTCCGGGCCGAGTCGGTATCAACATCGACGGCTTCGCCGGCCGCTACCGATAGCCTGGTCCGAAAGAGTGGGCTGGCGGGCGATGCTTGGGCATCGGTTTTCATCGTCTTCCCTGTCACGGAGTGACCGTACAGACTCCCTGCTAACCATGAAAAAAGCATTGTCGCCTGTGTAATTTCATGGTTAACGCGCTGGCGACGGCATTACCGCTGTGCCCGCGCGTGAACGGTACGGCGCGCCGGCCTGACCGGTTCGGTCGGTTATCTTGCGCGGTCCGCGGCGACCCGGGCGCCGCCGCCCCGGAGGGTGCTTCCGCCGCCCCGAAGCCGGGGGTCGAGCAGGTCCCGGACCGCGTCGCCGAACATGTTCAGGCTGTAGACGGTGACGGTCAGGAACAGGCCGGGCCACAGCGCCAGCCACGGCGCGGTCTCCATGAACACCCGCCCTTCCCGGCTGAGCATTCCTCCCCAACTCGGTATCTGCGCGGGCAGGCCGAATCCAAGGAAGCTCAAGGAAGACTCGGCAATGATCACGCCACCGATGTTGATGCTGAACAGGATGATTACCGGCGGCGCGATGTTGGGCAGCACGTGGCGTACCAGCACGGTCCACTGTGATGCGCCGATCGCGCGTGCCGCCTGAAAGTAGAGATTCTCCTTGACCGCGATCACGGCGCCGCGCGTTATCCGCGAGCCGCCGATGCCGCCCGATATCCCCAGGACCAGTATGATCTGCAGCAAACCTTTTCCCGCAATCGACATGACCGACAGCAGCAGGAGCAGTCCCGGGAACGCCATCCAGGCATCGACGAACCGCTGTACCGCCAAGTCCAGCTTGCCGCCAATGAATCCTGACGTGCCACCGATCAGAACCGCTACCACCACGTTGATCGCCGTCGCCGACAGGCCGACAAACAACGACAGGCGGGCGCCATACATGATGCGGCTCAGAAAGTCTCGCCCGAGCTGATCGGTACCCAGCAAGTAGCGGGCCGATGAGCCAAGCAGCATGTCCGCCGGATGAACCTCCCAGTAAGGATAGGGCGCCAGGACATCGGCAAAGATCGCCACCAGGATCAACAGCAGAATGATGATCCCGCAGACGGTGCCCAGCGGCTTCTCCTTCCACAATCTGACGAAGAAGTCGGCCACGGGGCCACGTCGCTTGCGCTCGCTGCCGGTGACCGGTGTCAGCGTCGCGTCACTCATCACCGGTAACGTACCCTGGGGTCCAGATACGGATAGATCAGGTCGATGAACAGGTTGTTCAACAGGACGACGGCGGCGAAGAACATGTTTACTCCGGACACGATCGGGTAGTTGCGCTGGTTCAGGGCATCCAGCAGGAACCGACCCAGCCCCGGCAGATTGAATATGCTCTCCATGATGACGGAGCCGCCGACCACCAGCGGCACCTGCATGCCAACCACGGTAACGATAGGGATGAGGGCATTCTTGACCGCGTGTCTGACAACAACCACCCGCTCCTTGAGGCCCTTGGACCAGGCCGTCCTGATGTAGTCCTGCCTGAGCACCTCCAGCATCATCGTGCGGGTCATCCGCATCGTGCCCGCGGCCAGGGCCGTGCCCAGAATCGCGCTCGGAATGAGAAACATGCCGAGATTACCGAGCGGGTCTTCGGCGAAAGGAATCATCTTCATCGAAGGTGACCAGCCCCACCAGATTGCCGGGAACACCATGACCATGATCCCGAGCCAGAAGTTGGGCGTCGCCAGACCGATGACGGCGACGGTGCGGCCGGCGTAGTCGACGGCCGTGTCCTGACGGATCGCCGAGTAGATGCCGACCGGCAGCGCTATTATCAGCCCGATGACGATCGCCATGACGCCGAGCTCGATGGTGAGCGGCAGCCGCCGCATTACTTCAGCCTCTATCGGAAAGTGGCCGAACAGGGATCGGCCCAGGCTACCCTGGAGAAGGCCTCTGAACTCGGACTCGCCGGTGAGCGGGTCGGGCGTCGGCAATACGCCTATCCAGCGTCCATACTGCACGTAGACCGGGACGTCCAGGCCCATCAGGCGCTCGACGACCGCACGGTCTATCTCGGTGCCGGGACTGAAGGATTCCAGTTGTGCCTCGATCGCGTCGACGACATCCCCGGGGATGAAACGGACCAGCAGAAAGACCAGGATGGTCAGCAGCAGGAGGGTCGGAATCATCAGCAACAGTCGCCTGATGATGTACGTTCTCATTGTGGTTCCCGAAAACGAAGCCCCGCAAAACCGAGAGATCTTGCGGGGCTTCGATTTGGAGGCAGAACCCTCTAGTGACCCATCGCCTCCTTCATCTGACTATCGATCCAGAGTTTCGAGAAGACAAGATGGGTGGTGTTGCCGCCGATAATGCCCTCGCCGTTGTACCCCATGATCCATGGCTGGGCCACGTTGTACTGAGGCGCCCACGGACCCCAGATCATCCAGTGCTGTTCGATGTACCGCATGTCCATCTGCTTGATCAGCTCCTGCTGCTCCTCGATGGTCGAGGCGTTTATTGCTGCGTCGAGCCAAGCGTCGTATTGCGCGTCGTGGACTCCCGAGCGAGCAACTGTCGACCGAAGACCAGGTGCAATGATCATGGGATCGGCGTCGACGCCGCATGCATCCGACGTCAGTGCCCAATCGCCGGCGTTACGCCGGGCCGTATGTTCCGCCTGAGTCGGGGTCAGGATGTCGGTCTCGACGCCAATCTCCCGCCAGTACGAAACCATGAACTCCGACCAGCTTACCGGAAATCGGTCGAAGTGCATGTACTCGGTCTTGAATCTGATGCCGTCGGCGCCGCGCGGATACCCCGCCTCGTCGAGGAGCGCCTCGGCTCCGGCCGGATCGTAACTGTAGTATCCCTTCAGCTCTTCGGACCAATCTTCGTACAGGGTCGTGTAGGCCGGAAACTTGCGGCCGACGAATCCGCGAGGAGTCGTTCCGCCCAGCCCCTTGTAGTAGGAGTCGTTCATGGTGTCGAGGTCCAGTGCCATCTGCATCGCGCGGCGCACTCGAACGTCATCGAAGGGCGGCACGGTGGTGTTGATGCCGGCGCAGTTGTCCGATCGTTGTGACCAGGGGTACTGATTGATTTCGGGGTGGGTCCGCTGCAGACTCAGGGACTGGTTGATATCGAAGATCTGCGTGGATCCCGGATGACCGATGAAGTCGATGGTACCGGCGCGCAGGCCCGCGATGCGGGTGGCATGCTCCACGATGACCAAGCCGTATATCTTCTCGATGTAGGGCAGGCGGTTCTCCGGCCACTTCTCGTCGAAGCCCCAGTAGTTGGGATTGCGGGTGTACTCGAACGAGCTGCCCAGGACCCAGTCCGTCATCTCGTAGGGCCCGGTGCCCACTCCCTGCCGCCAGTCGGTGATGCCGCCATGTTCGTCGACCACCTCCGGGGCCTGCATCAGCATCTGGTACCAGTCCAGGATGAGGTTGAGGGCACGGAGTCTCGGCTCCTGCAGCTTGAACACGACCGTATACCGGTCGGTCGCCTCGACCGATTCCCACGGCACCGATGTCAGCTCACCTCCGCCTGGGGAAGGGTCTTGTCCGGCGAACTTGCCCAGACCCAGATAGCGCTGGAAGGAGTGCTCGACGTCCGTGGCAACGAACTCGCGACCGTTCACCGGCGCCTTGTCATGCCATTGGACCCCCTGGCGGACGTTGATGATGATGGTGGTGTCGTCGGGCTGCTCCCAGCTCTCCGCCAGCGCCCCCCTGAGCGCGTACAGCGGCGTCATGTAGCCGCCGGTAAACGGATACGCATCGCGATCCAGCGCCCAGTCCAGCTTGCCCAGTTTCTCGTTTACCAGGGCCCACATGGACACCGCGTTTTCCTTGTAGGCGTCGATCCAGCCGCCGTCGTTGCCCTTCACGAAGGTCAGTGACCCGCCGTACTCGTGCGCGGTGTATACCTTGCCGGTGACCGGGTCGGTGACGTACCGCTTGTCGGCGTCCGCCGCCGACCCCTCCTCCGCTTCGGCGCCCGCCCACAGGCCGGTTGCGGCCAGCACGAGGACCAGCGCAACGGCGAAGGTCTTGGTGACTTGTGCAATATGCATGAGTGCTCCTTATTGCAACTTGAGAGTCATGAGAGCATTGCGAACCGGCGGCGTGCCGCTCCCTGGCTGCTCTCGCGCCCGCAACGCGGACGGCCAGTCGGACCTTCACCATAGCGCATCTGGAGGACGTGTCAAGGAGACGGAAGCGGGTTAAGCGGGGTTGGCGGAGTGGCTGTCGGCGACCGCCTGTGCCTGCAGCGTCAGCTCGGCCACCGCGAAGGCGTGTTCCTGGGTCATCGCCTGCTCGGTGCGGTGCAGGCAGTCCCGGATCATGCGTCCGAAGAACGGCAACGGCTCGCTGCCGTCGAAGGTGATGGTGCGCTCCTCGTCGTGGTTGACCAGGATCACGCACGGTCCGCCGGCCGGGTTGCCGGCATCGACGTTCTTGCGTACCTCGACGTATCCGTCGCTGCCCAGGATGAAGGCGCGTCCGTCGCCCCAGGAGCGCGACGCGCGCGGGTTGAACCAATCCACCCGGCAGTATGCCGAGGCGCCGGTGTCGAGCGTGACCGACGCCTCGCCGAAATCCTCCAGGCCGGGATGCTCGGGGTGCCCCATGTTGGCCACGCGGGCAAAGTTGACGCCCCCGCCCGCGGCGCCGGCCACGTACAGGAACTGCTCGAACTGGTGGCTGCCGATGTCGGTGAGGATGCCGCCCATGCGGCGCTTGTCGTAGAACCACGGCGGGCGGGAGTCTTGGGGCAGGTTGTGCGGAGCCATGATCAGCACCTGCAGCACGCGCCCGATGGCGCCGCCGCGCACCAGCTCGCACGCCTCCCAGGTGGGCGCGTTGTGCAGCCGCTCGCCGTAGTAGACCAGGTACTTGCGCCCGGTGTGCGCCACGGCGGCGCGGGTGGCGGCGAGCTGTTCCAGGGTCGTGAACGGCCCCTTGTCGGTGAAGTAGTCCTTGTCCGCCGCCAGCACCTGCCCGCCGATGGCGGCGCGCGTGTCGGGGATGGCGGCGGACGCCACCAGGCGGATAGTGGTGTCGTCGAGGATCGCCTCGAACGAGTCGGCGGGCTGCGCCTGCGGGAACCGCTCGCGGAAGGCCGCCACCTTGCCGGGGTCGGGATCGAACACCCGGGTAAGGGTGGCGCCGGCGTCCACCAGCCCCCTGGTCTGCCCGTAGATGTGGTTGTGGCTGAGGAAGGCGACCGCGAACGGGAACTCGCCGGGCGCCACCACCGGGCGGGCTGCGCGCGCTTCCGCCATATCAGCTCCTCCCGCCGGCCGCGGTGGCCGCGGGTGCAAGCCGGACCGTCAGGGCCACGAACGACAGCGGCGGCAGCTCGCAGCGTACCTCGCTTTCTTCGGTGGCCACCGCGTCGAACCCCCGCGTCTTGACCAACTCCCGTTCGGCGAACGAGTTGGCGGCCTTCGGATCCGGTCCGGCGGCCTTCCCGTTCGGCCCGGTCAGGATCTCGGCGGTCTCGCACCCCGTCACCGCCCGGTCGGCGATTGCCAGGGACACCGGCGCCGGCTCGGTCAGGCTGCGGTTGGTCAGGAACAGGTGCAGCCGTTCGCCGTCGAGGATGGCGCTGGCATCGACGTAGTCGACGGTGCCGTGTTGCGCGCCGTCGTAGCGCGGGCCGTCAACGGCCAGGCGCAGAGCCGTGCCGGTGCGCCGACTTGCGAACATCGCCAGCGGGTAGAAGATGCTCTGCACCAGCAGCTCGTCCCCGCGCGTGAGCAGCGGCGCGATCACGTTCACGATCTGCGCCAGGTTGGCGATCTTGAGTACGTCCGCGTGGCGCACGAAGCTGTGCAGGAAGCCGGCCACCACCAGCGCATCTTCCAGGTTGTACACCTCCTCGATCAGGTGCGGGGCGACCTTGCCCTCGCCGTCCATCTCGCGGTTCTTGTACCACACGTTCCACTCGTCGAAGCACAGGTAGGCGCGCTTGTTGCTGCGCCGGCGCGCCTGTACGTAGCGGCACACCGCGTCCATCTCCTCGATCTGACGGTCGATCGCCGCCGTCACCGCCAGGTAGTCGGCGGTATCGCCGGCCGGGTTGCCGACGTAGCGGTGCAGGCTGACGTAGTCGGCCAGGTCGCCGAGGTGCTCCAGCACGGTGCGGTCCCACTCCATGTAGGTGGGCAGTTCCACGGAGCAGGTGCCGCACGCCACCAGCTCGATCGAGGAATCGGCATCCTTCATCATCTTGCCGGCCTGCTGGGCGCGGATGGCGTACTGATCGGCCGGGACGTGGCCGAGTTGCCAGGCGCCGTCCATCTCGTTGCCCAGGCACCACAGCCCCACGCCGTGCGGCTCGGCCTGGCCGGAAGCCGCGCGCAGGTCGGCGTAGCGCGTGCCGGCGGGGCAGTTGCAGTACTCGACCCAGTCGCGCGCCTCCTCCGGGCTGCCGGTGCCCAGGTTGACCGTGAGCATTGGCGTCCAGTTCATCTTCCGGCACAGGCGGATGAACTCCTCGGTGCCGAAGCGGTTGGTCTCGATGCTCTGCCAGGCCAACTCGCGCACCCGCGGGCGCTGCTCGCGCGGGCCGACGCCGTCCTGCCAGTGGTAGCCGGAGGCGAAGTTGCCGCCCGGGTAGCGCATGGCGGTCATGCGCAGCCGCGCCAGCGCGTCGAGAACGTCGGTGCGATAGCCGTCGGCATCGGCGTGCGCGCTGTCCGGGTCGTATACCCCTTCGTACACGGCGCGGCCCATGTGCTCGAGAAATCCCCCGAACACGCGCGGGTCGACGCGGCCTCTGTGAAACTCGGTGTGAGCGGTTATTCGCGTTCGCTGCATGTCCCTATCATCGGAACCTCGCGGGCCGGTCGGCACTGCCGGCGTGGCGGATGTCGGCTTTCAGCGAGCAGTCTTCAGGCCCGTCGGGCAGTTGGCGAAGATGCGCGATTTCCGCGTGGCAATTTGCCACTTTCGGTCGGTCGAAGCGGTCCTTCGTCACGGCGAAGACCATGAAACCCGTGCCGATCTCGGTGTCCAGTTGGGGAGGGATGCTAAGCCGGGAAGGGCGCCTGGGTGCCGGATGGCCGACGCTGCGGCGGCTCGCGCTTGAACTGGGCGGCCGTCTCGTCGAGGCAGGCACCCTCACCCAGCCGGACGACCTCTTCTACCTGTGGCGTGCGCAGCTGGAAGAGGCCAAGGCGGCGCGCCAAGCGGGTGAGGCGCTGCCGGAACTGACGGAACGGGTCGCCGAGCAGCGCGAACTGCAGCAGGCGCGCGTGCGGCTGGTGCCACCGGACACGGTGTCACCGGAAGAAGGCTGGGGGCCTGGCTGGGGCAAGACCGCCAACAACGCGGACAGCGACACCTTGAACGGCAACCCTTGTAGTCTCGGCCAGATCACCGCGCGCGCCAGCCTGGTGATGTCGCCAGCCGATTTCGCC
It includes:
- a CDS encoding ABC transporter permease, translating into MSDATLTPVTGSERKRRGPVADFFVRLWKEKPLGTVCGIIILLLILVAIFADVLAPYPYWEVHPADMLLGSSARYLLGTDQLGRDFLSRIMYGARLSLFVGLSATAINVVVAVLIGGTSGFIGGKLDLAVQRFVDAWMAFPGLLLLLSVMSIAGKGLLQIILVLGISGGIGGSRITRGAVIAVKENLYFQAARAIGASQWTVLVRHVLPNIAPPVIILFSINIGGVIIAESSLSFLGFGLPAQIPSWGGMLSREGRVFMETAPWLALWPGLFLTVTVYSLNMFGDAVRDLLDPRLRGGGSTLRGGGARVAADRAR
- a CDS encoding ABC transporter permease; translated protein: MRTYIIRRLLLMIPTLLLLTILVFLLVRFIPGDVVDAIEAQLESFSPGTEIDRAVVERLMGLDVPVYVQYGRWIGVLPTPDPLTGESEFRGLLQGSLGRSLFGHFPIEAEVMRRLPLTIELGVMAIVIGLIIALPVGIYSAIRQDTAVDYAGRTVAVIGLATPNFWLGIMVMVFPAIWWGWSPSMKMIPFAEDPLGNLGMFLIPSAILGTALAAGTMRMTRTMMLEVLRQDYIRTAWSKGLKERVVVVRHAVKNALIPIVTVVGMQVPLVVGGSVIMESIFNLPGLGRFLLDALNQRNYPIVSGVNMFFAAVVLLNNLFIDLIYPYLDPRVRYR
- a CDS encoding ABC transporter substrate-binding protein produces the protein MHIAQVTKTFAVALVLVLAATGLWAGAEAEEGSAADADKRYVTDPVTGKVYTAHEYGGSLTFVKGNDGGWIDAYKENAVSMWALVNEKLGKLDWALDRDAYPFTGGYMTPLYALRGALAESWEQPDDTTIIINVRQGVQWHDKAPVNGREFVATDVEHSFQRYLGLGKFAGQDPSPGGGELTSVPWESVEATDRYTVVFKLQEPRLRALNLILDWYQMLMQAPEVVDEHGGITDWRQGVGTGPYEMTDWVLGSSFEYTRNPNYWGFDEKWPENRLPYIEKIYGLVIVEHATRIAGLRAGTIDFIGHPGSTQIFDINQSLSLQRTHPEINQYPWSQRSDNCAGINTTVPPFDDVRVRRAMQMALDLDTMNDSYYKGLGGTTPRGFVGRKFPAYTTLYEDWSEELKGYYSYDPAGAEALLDEAGYPRGADGIRFKTEYMHFDRFPVSWSEFMVSYWREIGVETDILTPTQAEHTARRNAGDWALTSDACGVDADPMIIAPGLRSTVARSGVHDAQYDAWLDAAINASTIEEQQELIKQMDMRYIEQHWMIWGPWAPQYNVAQPWIMGYNGEGIIGGNTTHLVFSKLWIDSQMKEAMGH
- a CDS encoding Gfo/Idh/MocA family oxidoreductase; this encodes MAEARAARPVVAPGEFPFAVAFLSHNHIYGQTRGLVDAGATLTRVFDPDPGKVAAFRERFPQAQPADSFEAILDDTTIRLVASAAIPDTRAAIGGQVLAADKDYFTDKGPFTTLEQLAATRAAVAHTGRKYLVYYGERLHNAPTWEACELVRGGAIGRVLQVLIMAPHNLPQDSRPPWFYDKRRMGGILTDIGSHQFEQFLYVAGAAGGGVNFARVANMGHPEHPGLEDFGEASVTLDTGASAYCRVDWFNPRASRSWGDGRAFILGSDGYVEVRKNVDAGNPAGGPCVILVNHDEERTITFDGSEPLPFFGRMIRDCLHRTEQAMTQEHAFAVAELTLQAQAVADSHSANPA
- a CDS encoding alpha-N-arabinofuranosidase is translated as MQRTRITAHTEFHRGRVDPRVFGGFLEHMGRAVYEGVYDPDSAHADADGYRTDVLDALARLRMTAMRYPGGNFASGYHWQDGVGPREQRPRVRELAWQSIETNRFGTEEFIRLCRKMNWTPMLTVNLGTGSPEEARDWVEYCNCPAGTRYADLRAASGQAEPHGVGLWCLGNEMDGAWQLGHVPADQYAIRAQQAGKMMKDADSSIELVACGTCSVELPTYMEWDRTVLEHLGDLADYVSLHRYVGNPAGDTADYLAVTAAIDRQIEEMDAVCRYVQARRRSNKRAYLCFDEWNVWYKNREMDGEGKVAPHLIEEVYNLEDALVVAGFLHSFVRHADVLKIANLAQIVNVIAPLLTRGDELLVQSIFYPLAMFASRRTGTALRLAVDGPRYDGAQHGTVDYVDASAILDGERLHLFLTNRSLTEPAPVSLAIADRAVTGCETAEILTGPNGKAAGPDPKAANSFAERELVKTRGFDAVATEESEVRCELPPLSFVALTVRLAPAATAAGGRS
- a CDS encoding PEP-utilizing enzyme, encoding MSAFSEQSSGPSGSWRRCAISAWQFATFGRSKRSFVTAKTMKPVPISVSSWGGMLSREGRLGAGWPTLRRLALELGGRLVEAGTLTQPDDLFYLWRAQLEEAKAARQAGEALPELTERVAEQRELQQARVRLVPPDTVSPEEGWGPGWGKTANNADSDTLNGNPCSLGQITARASLVMSPADFAKMQPGTILVCPMTTPAWTQLFFSQAKGLVTDVGSILTHGSIVAREYNIPAVLGIGIATKRIKHGQMISVDGDHGVVALLDE